A genomic window from Candidatus Nitrosoglobus terrae includes:
- the rsmA gene encoding 16S rRNA (adenine(1518)-N(6)/adenine(1519)-N(6))-dimethyltransferase RsmA encodes MAREHQARKRFGQHFLHDSQIIERLMSTINPQSGDLIVEIGPGQGALTFPLLKRLGYLEAIEIDRDLVAYLMGICAAKGDLRLHNTDALAFNFHTIARKNQLLRVVGNLPYNISTPLLFHLFTQIEIIKDLHFMLQREVVMRMAAKPGNKNYGRLSVMTQFYCEVEPLFIVKPGAFIPPPKVDSMIVRLKPHHSPLAPDIPHKALSQVVSQAFSQRRKTLANSLKGLIDLVAIKALGIDPQQRPEIISLEQYLRLTQYWLAQDRNDL; translated from the coding sequence ATGGCTAGAGAGCATCAAGCGCGTAAGCGTTTTGGGCAGCACTTTCTTCATGACTCACAAATTATTGAGCGTCTGATGAGTACTATTAATCCTCAGTCTGGGGATTTAATAGTGGAGATTGGCCCAGGTCAAGGCGCATTGACGTTTCCGTTGCTAAAGCGTTTAGGTTATCTTGAGGCGATAGAGATAGATAGGGATTTAGTCGCTTATCTTATGGGTATTTGTGCAGCGAAAGGAGATTTACGACTCCATAATACGGATGCTTTAGCTTTTAATTTCCATACTATTGCCCGTAAGAATCAATTACTGCGGGTAGTGGGCAATCTACCTTACAATATCTCAACTCCGTTATTGTTTCATTTGTTCACTCAGATTGAGATTATTAAAGATCTGCATTTTATGTTGCAGCGGGAGGTCGTGATGCGGATGGCTGCAAAACCAGGAAATAAAAACTACGGGCGTTTGAGTGTGATGACTCAGTTTTATTGCGAGGTTGAACCTTTATTTATAGTAAAGCCAGGGGCCTTTATTCCTCCCCCGAAAGTAGATTCCATGATAGTACGCTTAAAGCCGCACCATTCTCCTTTAGCGCCGGATATTCCTCATAAAGCTCTAAGTCAGGTTGTTTCTCAGGCTTTTTCCCAGCGGCGTAAAACTTTAGCCAATAGCCTTAAAGGTCTTATAGATTTAGTCGCCATCAAAGCGCTTGGAATTGATCCCCAGCAGCGGCCCGAGATAATTAGTTTAGAGCAATACCTTAGGTTGACTCAGTATTGGCTAGCACAAGATAGGAATGATCTATAA
- a CDS encoding LPS-assembly protein LptD yields MEQRKNILLVVAAISLLGLTPLTWAAQTPPNWESCGGTFIKAESDEILDPTPSGPIDVTAYQAEAEKEGISTFIGDVKLRRRGQWLDADKAFYDKQNKTIRALGDAHYQDAMLDITSDSTKVNLDTDVGEAENARYFLRDYHARGKADGVKRQGSTKTELKEATFTTCNVGDNAWRLEAGKVDLNHETGVGFARNARLRLGNIPVLYLPFIRFPIDDRRKSGFLAPSGGRSTNSGASIGIPYYWNIAPNRDATITPRYFSERGFMLGGQFRYLNRSNQGQVRGTFLPMDEKAHKTRGAFSWQHTGSPWPRWFTNVDINQVSDNRYFEDFSNSLSMASTVALSSEADISYQGNGWNAIGRAQEFQSIDPTIPDAFLPYRRLPQFLVDGFFPDRFLGLDVRVHGEAVNFQKINAVGGTRVDLWPTVSLPLRTGGTYFTPSIGVRDTQYFLTNTSDAVTPTSTFLSRTLPIFNIDTGATFERQLSLGGGGFRQTLEPRAYYLYVPYQDQKNFPVFDTAPLDNYFASLFQPNSFTGADRMNDANQVTLALTSRLLESATGTERFRASVGAIDFFHKRRITLPDVLDDSVTGSVIVSEMAAQLTKEWSLLGEYRFNPSHDQTDLSSAGVRYRGENGALMNINYRYRRSVLQQIDVSGRYPIANHWNVVGRWYEDIRNHRLLEMLGGLEYDSCCWAIRVVGRSYITNIEGQRNTSILVQLELKGLGNIGQKVDTILRRSVPGYGPPVYQ; encoded by the coding sequence GTGGAACAAAGAAAAAATATTCTTCTAGTAGTGGCAGCGATTTCCCTCTTGGGGTTAACTCCATTAACTTGGGCGGCGCAAACGCCGCCTAACTGGGAATCATGCGGAGGGACATTTATCAAGGCTGAATCTGATGAGATACTGGATCCAACACCTTCAGGCCCAATAGATGTGACCGCCTATCAAGCTGAGGCTGAGAAAGAGGGAATCTCAACTTTTATTGGCGATGTTAAGCTTAGACGTAGAGGGCAATGGTTAGATGCTGATAAGGCATTTTATGATAAGCAAAATAAGACGATAAGGGCTTTGGGGGATGCCCATTACCAAGATGCTATGCTAGATATTACCAGCGATTCTACTAAAGTAAATTTAGATACGGATGTGGGTGAGGCTGAGAACGCTCGCTATTTTTTACGAGATTACCATGCCCGGGGAAAGGCGGATGGGGTAAAACGGCAAGGATCAACTAAAACTGAGCTTAAAGAGGCGACTTTTACCACCTGTAATGTTGGAGATAATGCTTGGCGACTAGAGGCGGGGAAAGTAGACCTGAATCATGAGACTGGAGTAGGTTTCGCGCGTAATGCTCGTCTTAGGTTGGGGAATATTCCTGTGCTCTATCTTCCTTTTATCCGGTTTCCTATTGATGATCGGCGTAAATCTGGATTTTTAGCCCCTTCAGGAGGAAGATCTACCAACTCAGGTGCGAGTATTGGTATTCCTTATTACTGGAATATTGCCCCTAATCGGGATGCCACGATTACGCCTCGTTATTTCTCTGAGCGCGGTTTTATGCTTGGCGGGCAATTTCGCTATCTTAACCGCTCTAACCAGGGTCAGGTGCGGGGAACTTTTCTGCCTATGGATGAAAAGGCCCATAAAACTCGAGGGGCTTTTTCTTGGCAGCATACGGGTAGTCCCTGGCCGCGCTGGTTTACTAATGTTGATATTAATCAGGTTTCTGATAATAGGTATTTTGAAGACTTCAGTAATAGCCTGAGTATGGCCAGTACCGTCGCTTTGAGTAGTGAGGCTGATATTAGTTATCAAGGTAATGGCTGGAATGCTATAGGGCGTGCTCAGGAATTTCAATCGATTGATCCCACTATCCCAGATGCTTTTCTCCCCTACCGGCGGTTACCTCAGTTTTTAGTGGACGGGTTTTTTCCAGATCGATTTTTAGGATTAGATGTTCGCGTTCATGGGGAGGCGGTAAATTTTCAGAAAATTAATGCAGTGGGGGGAACCCGTGTAGACTTGTGGCCTACAGTGAGTTTGCCGCTACGAACTGGGGGTACCTATTTTACGCCGAGCATTGGGGTGCGAGATACTCAGTATTTTTTAACGAATACTTCCGATGCAGTGACTCCAACTTCTACTTTTTTAAGTCGTACTTTACCTATTTTTAATATCGATACTGGCGCTACCTTTGAGCGGCAATTATCCTTGGGAGGCGGAGGGTTTCGTCAGACTCTGGAGCCACGGGCTTATTATCTTTATGTTCCTTATCAAGATCAGAAAAATTTTCCGGTGTTTGATACGGCCCCTTTAGATAATTATTTCGCTAGTCTCTTTCAACCCAATAGTTTTACTGGGGCGGATCGTATGAATGATGCTAACCAAGTAACCTTGGCTTTAACGAGCCGATTACTTGAATCGGCTACGGGGACTGAGCGGTTTCGAGCCTCTGTGGGTGCGATCGATTTTTTTCATAAACGTAGGATTACTTTACCGGATGTACTTGATGATAGTGTCACCGGCTCTGTGATTGTCTCGGAAATGGCGGCTCAGCTAACCAAGGAGTGGTCGTTGCTGGGGGAATATCGTTTTAATCCAAGCCACGATCAAACTGATCTAAGCTCAGCTGGGGTGCGCTATCGAGGCGAAAATGGTGCGTTAATGAACATCAATTATCGTTATCGTCGATCTGTATTGCAGCAGATTGATGTTTCTGGCCGTTATCCGATTGCCAATCATTGGAATGTGGTAGGCCGTTGGTATGAAGATATTCGAAATCATCGACTACTTGAGATGCTGGGAGGATTAGAATACGACAGCTGCTGCTGGGCAATACGAGTCGTGGGTCGTAGCTATATTACTAATATTGAAGGGCAAAGGAATACTTCAATTCTTGTACAGCTGGAGCTTAAGGGGTTGGGTAATATAGGACAGAAGGTAGACACGATACTTAGGAGAAGTGTCCCTGGCTATGGGCCGCCAGTTTATCAGTAG
- a CDS encoding peptidylprolyl isomerase: MQKLLIGIFTLFGFTHSFATPHLDRIVAVANDEIVLESELDQMIRTVEAQLESRGAPLPPSHVLEKQVLDRLIIQSLQLQLADRIGIRVGDDTLNQALQSIAEKNKLTLSQFRDVLEKDGFSYADVRENIRKEIVISQLHKREIDDHITISEAEIDNFLATQKKQGNPDVEYYLAHILIAVPEAASSEDIQAAKVKAEKILRQLQQEGDFQRAAIAYSDGQQALEGGDLGWRKMGQIPTLFVNVVPDLQIGGISSLIRSPSGFHIVKLIDRRGEEEQIITQTHARHILIRADELTGDEDIQIRLNQLRQRALQGESFEKLAKAHSDDKASAIKGGDLGWVSPGQMVPFFEEVMLSLNPGEISKPFRTQFGWHIVQVVDRRKQNMTEEYNRSKAQMAIRQRKIEEDLENWLRQLRDEAYVEYRLEMPEG, translated from the coding sequence ATGCAAAAATTATTAATAGGTATTTTTACCTTATTTGGGTTTACACATAGTTTTGCAACACCTCACCTTGATCGTATTGTCGCGGTAGCAAATGATGAGATAGTATTGGAAAGCGAATTGGATCAGATGATCCGTACAGTAGAAGCTCAATTAGAATCTAGAGGTGCGCCTCTACCGCCGAGCCATGTGCTGGAGAAACAGGTATTAGATCGGCTTATTATACAGTCCTTGCAGCTACAGCTAGCAGATCGTATTGGGATTCGAGTGGGGGATGATACCCTTAATCAAGCTTTACAAAGTATTGCTGAGAAAAATAAGCTGACGCTGAGTCAATTTCGTGATGTCTTAGAGAAAGATGGTTTTTCCTATGCGGATGTACGCGAAAATATACGCAAAGAGATTGTGATCTCTCAGCTCCATAAACGCGAGATTGATGATCATATCACTATCAGTGAAGCTGAAATTGATAATTTTTTAGCTACCCAAAAAAAACAAGGTAATCCAGATGTAGAGTATTATCTGGCTCATATTTTAATAGCAGTTCCTGAGGCGGCTTCGTCAGAAGATATTCAAGCAGCTAAGGTTAAAGCTGAGAAAATATTACGGCAATTACAGCAAGAAGGAGATTTTCAAAGGGCCGCCATTGCTTATTCTGATGGCCAGCAAGCTCTAGAGGGAGGAGATTTAGGTTGGCGTAAAATGGGTCAGATTCCTACTTTATTTGTCAATGTAGTACCTGATCTCCAAATAGGGGGAATTAGTTCATTAATTCGCAGCCCTAGCGGTTTTCATATTGTTAAATTGATAGATCGACGCGGAGAAGAGGAGCAGATTATTACTCAGACTCATGCTCGGCACATTCTTATTCGCGCTGATGAACTCACCGGGGATGAGGATATTCAGATTCGGCTTAATCAGCTACGCCAACGGGCTTTACAGGGGGAGAGTTTTGAGAAGCTAGCAAAAGCTCACTCTGATGATAAAGCAAGCGCTATAAAAGGAGGAGATTTAGGCTGGGTGAGTCCAGGGCAGATGGTGCCTTTCTTTGAAGAGGTCATGCTTTCCCTTAATCCCGGTGAGATCAGCAAGCCTTTTAGGACTCAATTTGGATGGCATATCGTCCAAGTTGTAGATCGGCGAAAACAAAATATGACAGAAGAATATAATCGAAGTAAAGCTCAAATGGCGATTCGTCAGCGTAAAATTGAAGAAGATCTGGAAAATTGGCTCCGCCAGTTGCGTGATGAAGCTTATGTAGAATATCGGTTGGAGATGCCAGAGGGCTGA
- a CDS encoding Maf family protein, with amino-acid sequence MTSSLSLPTLILASSSPYRAALLKQLGLSFKTHSPDLDETPLPQEPPQQLVARLAEAKARKVGAKLPNALIIGADQVAVLNQSLLGKPGTHERALQQLRAASGQRVIFYTGLCLFNTITGQTRTAIEFFQVEFRQLTETQIEHYLQREKPYQCAGSFRSEGLGIALFKRLQGDDPSALIGLPLIRLTTFLEQEGYPIL; translated from the coding sequence ATGACCTCCTCCTTATCTCTGCCCACCCTAATCCTAGCCTCCAGCTCACCTTATCGGGCAGCCCTGCTGAAACAATTGGGTTTATCTTTTAAAACCCACTCCCCTGATCTAGATGAAACGCCCCTACCCCAAGAACCTCCTCAACAGCTGGTTGCTCGGCTCGCTGAGGCTAAAGCACGAAAAGTAGGGGCTAAACTTCCCAATGCGCTGATTATCGGGGCTGATCAGGTGGCTGTGCTGAATCAAAGTTTACTGGGAAAGCCAGGCACTCATGAACGCGCTTTACAGCAATTACGCGCTGCTTCCGGACAGAGGGTGATTTTTTATACTGGCCTTTGTTTATTTAACACGATTACCGGCCAAACAAGGACAGCTATTGAATTCTTTCAAGTGGAATTTCGCCAGCTTACAGAAACCCAAATAGAACATTATCTCCAGCGAGAGAAACCCTATCAATGCGCAGGAAGTTTTCGCTCTGAAGGATTAGGCATTGCCCTATTCAAACGTCTTCAAGGGGATGATCCCAGTGCCTTAATTGGCCTACCACTCATCCGTTTAACTACGTTTCTAGAGCAAGAAGGTTATCCAATTTTATAG
- the pdxA gene encoding 4-hydroxythreonine-4-phosphate dehydrogenase PdxA: protein MTYLRLALTPGEPAGIGPDIVVQLAGQQRHYELVVIADPEVLIQRSKQRGLSIITEIYDPMEPPKPGIPGRLKVLPLKTTRPVIPGHLSADNVTYVLDCLRQGVAGCISGEFAALITGPLHKGIINQAGIAFTGHTEFLAQLCGVSQVVMMLAAPGLRVALATTHLPLSKVSSAVTRQSLEGTLRILHRDLQRRFGISRPQILVCGLNPHAGEGGYLGDEEIKIIQPVLEILRVEGMALLGPLPADTLFIPPYLKKADAVLAMYHDQGLPVLKHLGFGQAVNITLGLPIIRTSVDHGTALELAGSGSVDTGSLQAAINAALEMASFQQKS from the coding sequence ATGACTTACCTACGATTAGCTCTAACCCCGGGTGAACCTGCTGGAATTGGCCCTGATATTGTAGTTCAGCTTGCTGGCCAGCAACGGCATTATGAATTAGTTGTTATCGCCGATCCAGAGGTTTTAATTCAACGATCCAAGCAACGCGGACTAAGTATTATTACTGAAATCTATGATCCCATGGAACCACCAAAGCCTGGAATACCGGGAAGACTCAAAGTTTTACCCCTAAAGACTACGAGGCCAGTGATACCAGGTCATCTTTCTGCTGATAATGTAACCTATGTCTTAGATTGTTTACGGCAAGGTGTAGCAGGGTGTATTAGTGGAGAGTTTGCGGCCCTAATTACGGGTCCTCTCCATAAAGGTATCATTAATCAAGCGGGAATAGCCTTCACGGGTCATACTGAATTTCTTGCTCAGTTATGCGGTGTCTCTCAGGTGGTAATGATGTTGGCAGCCCCCGGATTACGAGTCGCCTTGGCAACGACTCATTTACCTCTAAGTAAGGTAAGTAGTGCTGTTACTCGTCAAAGTCTAGAAGGTACATTACGGATATTACATCGAGATCTGCAGCGACGGTTTGGAATCTCAAGACCGCAGATTTTAGTTTGCGGGCTAAACCCCCATGCGGGAGAGGGTGGGTATCTAGGAGATGAGGAAATTAAAATTATTCAACCTGTTTTAGAGATTTTGCGAGTTGAGGGTATGGCGCTTTTGGGGCCGTTACCCGCAGATACGCTATTTATTCCTCCGTATCTAAAAAAGGCTGATGCGGTACTTGCCATGTATCATGATCAGGGATTACCAGTGCTTAAGCATTTAGGCTTTGGCCAAGCAGTCAATATTACTTTGGGGCTTCCTATTATCCGTACCTCTGTGGATCATGGTACGGCTTTAGAGCTTGCTGGCAGTGGCTCCGTGGATACGGGTAGTCTACAGGCGGCGATTAATGCGGCTTTAGAGATGGCAAGTTTTCAGCAGAAATCCTAG